Proteins encoded together in one Micromonospora auratinigra window:
- a CDS encoding ATP-binding protein, whose amino-acid sequence MSRSSTPGSPAGRPAGQHGNRARSFDYPHDEERDEVVLDPALATSPAHGRVGVFQPPRPTGPRPPAHEQRLPAVGENADIDSPFLDLFGGAQPGVRRPARPAIGSTPRPAPAEPTPVVAPPRRGVGREALPIPHQPAVPAGPVAPTPVEHRPAHQDEPPAGRLHEHPAGVRPVGRTREVPEVTAAPVPAVAPPDRPPALEPAATGRNRVPQQPGDRLPALRPTVDPESPDPTPPVERPVRRGDRRPEEAARPAGREVATAPGREVTPPRQRAPERQGRPVKPVRVRAPKIKFGDRDPSVELAITEIAGHLTFTPNTVTAWYWLPEVRWAFRPDAEREALLSAISEQYAGLAGFRLHLRRTTRPFPADEWARTVDAHTAAPLPDVPGTTGWADHLVAAQRHLMAVNHAEGQTYLGVTFARRSLGDSLTERLLRTFGRGTADGERRKLGRTVEQFDEVLGAFGMRGRRVTAQELEWLLYRSVALCMAPPGTLSPVTNGRWERGDLLALTEQVERYRTPYGSTVKLVNRMTGEERHVAVLAVGRMEPLEIPERHEPWLHFHERLPWPMELSTRVDILGSGDSFRNLEHRLRMIRSQQLDYAEHGIDAPPELERLAKRALVIGDEMTTGLPVDSARAHGWHRIAVGGRTREECLERARRLIQLYSRELRISLQHPKNQDWLAREFIPGEPIANTGYVRRMPVPLLAAALPQAASTVGDRRGDLIGRTAGTCRRPVFLDLHFPMEVRERSGLAVFVAEPGGGKSTLLGALGYLAARRGVQVTLLDPSGPLARLCAMPELAPYSRVLNLTGSEQGTLAPYALIPTPLRSEFGAGAAGDREFEIAVSNARAERRMLVQDICMMLVPPQVAREASTATLFRHAVRQVPAEETSTLDDVVACLQGLDDDAGRELANLLLDTAEMPLAMLFFGRPPAGLLGADAALTVITMAGLRLPDLKIEREYWSAEEALALPMLHTAHRLAVRRCYGGSMGSRKLVGLDEAHFMEGWRSGRSFLVRLARDSRKWNLAALVASQNPKDILGLDVQNLVSTVFVGRIAEDTEIASEALRLLRVPVNDGYEATLASLSQADSGSANRLGFREFVMRDVDGRVQKVRVDVSYVDGLLEHLDTTPAAVAQAAGQLPTVLADLEA is encoded by the coding sequence ATGAGTCGCTCTTCCACGCCGGGTTCCCCGGCCGGACGTCCGGCCGGCCAGCACGGTAACCGAGCGCGATCGTTCGACTACCCTCACGACGAGGAGCGGGACGAGGTCGTTCTCGATCCGGCGCTGGCGACCAGCCCGGCGCACGGCCGCGTCGGCGTCTTCCAGCCGCCCCGGCCCACCGGGCCCCGCCCGCCGGCACACGAGCAGCGGTTGCCGGCGGTCGGCGAGAACGCCGACATCGACTCCCCCTTCCTCGACCTGTTCGGCGGGGCGCAGCCCGGCGTCCGGCGGCCCGCCCGACCGGCGATCGGGTCGACCCCGCGTCCGGCCCCGGCCGAGCCGACCCCGGTGGTGGCGCCCCCGCGCCGGGGCGTGGGGCGCGAGGCGCTGCCCATCCCGCACCAGCCCGCGGTCCCCGCCGGGCCGGTCGCGCCGACCCCGGTCGAGCACCGCCCCGCCCACCAGGACGAGCCGCCCGCCGGACGCCTCCACGAGCACCCGGCCGGCGTTCGCCCGGTGGGCCGCACCCGGGAGGTGCCCGAGGTCACCGCCGCGCCGGTGCCCGCCGTCGCGCCGCCCGACCGCCCACCGGCCCTGGAGCCGGCGGCCACCGGCCGCAACCGGGTGCCGCAGCAGCCCGGTGACCGGCTCCCCGCGCTGCGGCCCACCGTCGACCCGGAGTCGCCCGACCCGACACCGCCGGTCGAGCGGCCGGTCCGCCGCGGCGACCGGCGACCGGAGGAGGCGGCCCGGCCGGCGGGCCGCGAGGTCGCCACCGCTCCCGGGCGCGAGGTGACGCCGCCCCGCCAGCGCGCGCCGGAGCGCCAGGGCCGTCCGGTCAAGCCCGTCCGGGTCCGCGCTCCGAAGATCAAGTTCGGCGACCGCGACCCCTCGGTGGAGCTGGCGATCACCGAGATCGCCGGGCACCTGACCTTCACCCCCAACACCGTCACCGCCTGGTACTGGCTGCCCGAGGTGCGCTGGGCGTTCCGGCCGGACGCCGAGCGCGAGGCGCTGCTCTCCGCCATCTCCGAGCAGTACGCCGGCCTCGCCGGCTTCCGGCTGCACCTGCGCCGGACCACCCGGCCGTTCCCGGCCGACGAGTGGGCCCGCACCGTTGACGCGCACACCGCCGCGCCGCTGCCCGACGTCCCCGGCACCACCGGCTGGGCCGACCACCTGGTCGCCGCGCAGCGGCACCTGATGGCGGTCAACCACGCCGAGGGACAGACCTACCTCGGCGTCACCTTCGCCCGCCGGTCGCTCGGCGACTCGCTCACCGAGCGGCTGCTGCGCACCTTCGGCCGGGGCACCGCCGACGGCGAACGCCGCAAGCTGGGCCGCACGGTCGAGCAGTTCGACGAGGTGCTCGGCGCGTTCGGCATGCGCGGGCGACGGGTGACCGCCCAGGAACTTGAGTGGCTGCTCTACCGCTCGGTGGCGCTCTGCATGGCCCCGCCGGGCACCCTCTCCCCGGTCACCAACGGCCGCTGGGAGCGGGGTGACCTGCTCGCCCTCACCGAGCAGGTCGAGCGCTACCGCACCCCGTACGGCTCGACGGTGAAGCTGGTCAACCGGATGACCGGCGAGGAACGGCACGTGGCCGTGCTCGCGGTGGGCCGGATGGAGCCGCTGGAGATCCCCGAGCGGCACGAGCCCTGGCTGCACTTCCACGAGCGGCTGCCGTGGCCGATGGAGCTCTCCACCCGGGTCGACATCCTCGGTTCCGGCGACTCCTTCCGGAACCTGGAGCACCGGCTCCGGATGATCCGGTCCCAGCAGCTCGACTACGCCGAGCACGGCATCGACGCGCCGCCCGAGCTGGAGCGGCTGGCCAAGCGGGCGCTGGTGATCGGCGACGAGATGACCACCGGACTGCCGGTCGACTCGGCGCGCGCGCACGGCTGGCACCGGATCGCGGTCGGCGGCCGGACCCGCGAGGAGTGCCTGGAGCGGGCCCGCCGGCTGATCCAGCTCTACTCCCGCGAGCTGCGGATCTCGCTGCAGCACCCGAAGAACCAGGACTGGCTGGCCCGCGAGTTCATCCCCGGCGAGCCGATCGCCAACACCGGCTACGTCCGGCGGATGCCGGTCCCGCTGCTGGCCGCCGCCCTGCCCCAGGCCGCCTCCACGGTCGGCGACCGGCGCGGTGACCTGATCGGCCGCACCGCCGGCACCTGCCGCCGGCCGGTCTTCCTCGACCTGCACTTCCCGATGGAGGTACGCGAGCGCTCCGGCCTCGCGGTCTTCGTCGCCGAGCCGGGCGGTGGCAAGTCGACCCTGCTGGGCGCGCTCGGCTACCTGGCCGCCCGGCGGGGCGTGCAGGTGACCCTGCTCGACCCGTCCGGCCCGCTGGCCCGGCTCTGCGCGATGCCGGAGCTCGCTCCGTACTCGCGGGTGCTCAACCTGACCGGGTCCGAGCAGGGCACGCTGGCCCCGTACGCGCTGATCCCGACCCCGCTGCGCAGCGAGTTCGGCGCCGGGGCGGCCGGGGACCGGGAGTTCGAGATCGCGGTCTCCAACGCGCGCGCCGAACGGCGGATGCTGGTCCAGGACATCTGCATGATGCTGGTGCCCCCGCAGGTGGCCCGGGAGGCGTCCACCGCCACCCTGTTCCGGCACGCCGTACGCCAGGTGCCGGCCGAGGAGACGTCCACCCTGGACGACGTGGTCGCCTGCCTGCAGGGGCTGGACGACGACGCCGGCCGCGAGCTGGCCAACCTGCTGCTCGACACCGCCGAGATGCCGCTGGCCATGCTCTTCTTCGGCCGTCCCCCGGCGGGGCTGCTCGGTGCCGACGCGGCGCTCACCGTGATCACCATGGCCGGGCTACGGCTGCCCGACCTCAAGATCGAGCGCGAGTACTGGTCGGCCGAGGAGGCGCTCGCGCTGCCCATGCTGCACACCGCGCACCGGCTCGCGGTGCGGCGCTGCTACGGCGGCTCGATGGGCTCCCGCAAGCTGGTCGGCCTGGACGAGGCCCACTTCATGGAGGGCTGGCGCTCCGGGCGGTCGTTCCTGGTCCGCCTCGCCCGCGACTCCCGCAAGTGGAACCTCGCCGCCCTGGTCGCCTCGCAGAACCCGAAGGACATCCTCGGCCTCGACGTGCAGAACCTGGTCTCCACCGTCTTCGTCGGCCGGATCGCCGAGGACACCGAGATCGCCTCGGAGGCGCTGCGGCTGCTCCGGGTGCCGGTCAACGACGGTTACGAGGCCACCCTCGCCTCGCTGTCGCAGGCCGACAGCGGTTCGGCGAACCGGCTCGGCTTCCGCGAGTTCGTGATGCGCGACGTCGACGGGCGGGTGCAGAAGGTACGGGTCGACGTGTCGTACGTCGACGGGCTGTTGGAACACCTGGACACCACCCCCGCCGCGGTCGCCCAGGCCGCCGGGCAGTTGCCGACCGTCCTGGCTGATCTGGAGGCGTGA
- a CDS encoding MraY family glycosyltransferase produces the protein MARLAALLLALGVLAGATISWPLTGGTPAYAATPVAAQARAELCSTKEWQTDFRSCVAKLQAVSEDQVTCRNAPVPSAPDSGLAGWFAARPDSAKLPGPKGLYSDYGYAGYSYTTYDIDGGCASSVLHPDYRFTTMVANGEFMFADSVIGASNALRERAWDPRSMWRWADPLVEQATKAVYQKVFSVFGIITLCVVGLYLLWRSRQSDMSNAMTTAGWALLVMVAVTALAAWPVKSANVADNTLISALGVVHDAVGPATRDVPKDKCVLPNPDACVDKRPPAVRASDTATETMLYRNWLRGILGSADSETAKKYGQALYDAKSLSWGETESIRANPATRDVVIKAKQQQWARVAEQIKSEDPEAYEYLQGTRDMDRVGAGFIAVLASVLFAMFDLTASLLVLLGFLIFRWAVIAAPILGTVGLMRPASAGLRRLANAVVAAVFNIAIFGTGAAIYLFAVDLIMNTPTLPGWLQVVLVWLCGVVGWLLLRPYRRITQLGGKDSSEAVSSAGSWHRRFFRDIRVAARLDVAEPGGTAEPALGRRRGVPLDQSSLRPEARHEDPSHGVRPAERERPDGRERVDEAPAPERSAGRRTTAPRPRREPTWTEPDVPDEVPSFAVYRPDSAERAPARPAPRVRSEAR, from the coding sequence ATGGCGAGGCTGGCGGCGCTCCTCCTCGCTCTCGGCGTACTCGCCGGGGCCACCATCTCCTGGCCGCTGACCGGGGGCACACCCGCGTACGCCGCCACCCCCGTCGCCGCCCAGGCCCGGGCCGAGCTGTGCAGCACGAAGGAGTGGCAGACCGACTTCCGCTCCTGCGTGGCCAAGCTCCAGGCGGTCAGCGAGGACCAGGTCACCTGCCGCAACGCGCCCGTGCCCAGCGCGCCCGACTCGGGGCTCGCCGGCTGGTTCGCGGCCCGTCCGGACTCCGCCAAGCTCCCCGGCCCCAAGGGCCTCTACAGCGACTACGGCTACGCCGGCTACAGCTACACCACGTACGACATCGACGGCGGCTGCGCGTCGTCGGTGCTCCATCCGGACTACCGCTTCACCACCATGGTCGCCAACGGCGAGTTCATGTTCGCCGACTCGGTGATCGGTGCGTCGAACGCCCTGCGGGAGCGGGCCTGGGACCCCCGGTCGATGTGGCGCTGGGCGGACCCGCTGGTCGAGCAGGCCACCAAGGCCGTCTACCAGAAGGTGTTCAGCGTCTTCGGCATCATCACGCTCTGCGTGGTGGGGCTCTACCTGCTCTGGCGCTCCCGCCAGTCGGACATGAGCAACGCGATGACCACCGCCGGTTGGGCACTCCTGGTGATGGTCGCGGTGACCGCGCTCGCCGCCTGGCCGGTGAAGTCCGCGAACGTCGCGGACAACACCCTGATCTCCGCCCTCGGCGTGGTGCACGACGCCGTGGGCCCGGCGACCAGGGACGTCCCCAAGGACAAGTGCGTCCTGCCCAACCCGGACGCCTGCGTCGACAAGCGCCCGCCCGCCGTCCGTGCCAGCGACACCGCCACCGAGACGATGCTCTACCGCAACTGGCTGCGGGGCATCCTCGGGTCGGCCGACAGCGAGACCGCGAAGAAGTACGGCCAGGCGCTGTACGACGCGAAGTCCCTCTCCTGGGGGGAGACAGAGTCGATCCGGGCGAACCCGGCCACTCGCGATGTCGTCATCAAGGCCAAGCAGCAGCAGTGGGCCCGGGTGGCGGAGCAGATCAAGTCGGAGGACCCGGAGGCGTACGAGTACCTCCAGGGGACCCGTGACATGGACCGGGTGGGGGCCGGCTTCATCGCGGTGCTCGCCTCGGTGCTCTTCGCCATGTTCGACCTGACCGCGTCGCTGCTGGTGCTGCTCGGCTTCCTGATCTTCCGGTGGGCGGTGATCGCCGCGCCCATCCTCGGCACCGTCGGCCTGATGCGGCCGGCCAGCGCGGGCCTGCGCCGGTTGGCGAACGCGGTGGTCGCAGCCGTATTCAACATCGCCATCTTCGGCACCGGCGCGGCCATCTACCTCTTCGCGGTCGACCTGATCATGAACACCCCCACCCTGCCGGGCTGGCTCCAGGTGGTCCTGGTCTGGCTCTGCGGTGTGGTCGGCTGGCTGCTGCTCCGCCCCTACCGGCGGATCACCCAGCTGGGCGGCAAGGACAGCAGCGAGGCGGTCAGCTCGGCCGGTTCCTGGCACCGCCGGTTCTTCCGGGACATCCGGGTGGCGGCCCGGCTGGACGTGGCGGAGCCGGGTGGCACCGCCGAGCCGGCGCTCGGCCGACGCCGGGGGGTGCCACTCGACCAGAGCAGTCTCCGCCCCGAGGCCCGGCACGAGGATCCGTCGCACGGCGTCCGGCCCGCCGAGCGCGAGCGGCCGGACGGTCGGGAGCGGGTCGACGAGGCACCCGCACCCGAGCGGTCGGCCGGGCGTCGGACCACCGCGCCACGTCCGCGCCGGGAACCGACGTGGACCGAGCCGGACGTGCCCGACGAGGTGCCCTCCTTCGCCGTCTACCGGCCGGACTCGGCCGAGCGGGCACCGGCCCGCCCGGCACCGCGGGTCCGGTCCGAGGCTCGGTGA
- a CDS encoding M23 family metallopeptidase translates to MSAPAQVRRKLRLGVLATAVTAVLALLCCVGGAGAFLLTELGDEKKDPASAGPGCNIGQRVSVTGSMPRMAEYGDGQLRNAAVIIKVGQDMKIPARGWVVALATAMQESRLRNLANSGVPSSLALPHEGVGSDHDSLGLFQQRPGWGSVEQRLTPAYATRKFYEKMVRVPNWEQRPLTVVAQKVQVSAFPDAYAKHEELAGRIVDALAGGAARTVRIAGRAVCDAARGARIAASGWTAPLPGGIVSGFRTAERPSHNGVDLAAVKRTKIHAAATGRVLVARCDPDHSGRRDCNRDGWPGKGGCGWFVDILHAGGYITRYCHMIEQPYVVPGQMVQAGDVIGSSGTSGNSSGPHLHFEVHVDGDRSSRGAIDPVPFMRQRGAPVSDAG, encoded by the coding sequence GTGAGCGCCCCGGCGCAGGTCCGGCGCAAGCTGCGGCTGGGTGTGCTCGCCACCGCGGTCACCGCCGTGCTCGCCCTGCTCTGCTGCGTCGGCGGCGCGGGCGCCTTCCTCCTCACCGAGCTCGGCGACGAGAAGAAGGACCCGGCCTCGGCCGGCCCGGGCTGCAACATCGGCCAACGGGTCAGCGTCACCGGCAGCATGCCGCGGATGGCCGAGTACGGCGACGGGCAGTTGCGCAACGCGGCCGTCATCATCAAGGTCGGCCAGGACATGAAGATCCCGGCCCGGGGCTGGGTGGTCGCACTCGCCACCGCCATGCAGGAGTCCCGGCTGCGCAACCTCGCCAACAGCGGCGTGCCGTCCTCGCTCGCGCTGCCGCACGAGGGAGTCGGCTCCGACCACGACTCACTGGGACTCTTCCAGCAGCGGCCCGGCTGGGGCAGCGTCGAACAGCGGCTGACGCCCGCGTACGCGACCCGGAAGTTCTACGAGAAGATGGTCCGGGTGCCGAACTGGGAGCAGCGGCCACTGACCGTGGTCGCGCAGAAGGTCCAGGTCAGCGCGTTCCCGGATGCGTACGCGAAGCACGAGGAGCTGGCCGGTCGGATCGTCGACGCGCTGGCCGGCGGCGCGGCCCGCACCGTGCGGATCGCCGGTCGGGCGGTCTGTGACGCCGCCCGGGGTGCCCGGATCGCCGCCTCCGGTTGGACCGCCCCACTGCCCGGCGGCATCGTCTCCGGCTTCCGCACCGCCGAACGCCCCAGCCACAACGGGGTGGACCTGGCGGCCGTGAAGCGCACGAAGATCCACGCCGCCGCCACCGGCCGGGTGCTGGTCGCCCGCTGCGACCCCGACCACTCGGGCCGGCGGGACTGTAACCGGGACGGCTGGCCGGGCAAGGGCGGCTGCGGGTGGTTCGTGGACATCCTGCACGCCGGGGGCTACATCACCCGCTACTGCCACATGATCGAGCAGCCCTACGTGGTGCCCGGTCAGATGGTGCAGGCGGGCGACGTGATCGGCAGTTCCGGCACCAGTGGCAACTCCTCCGGCCCGCACCTGCACTTCGAGGTGCACGTGGACGGCGACCGGTCCAGTCGGGGCGCCATCGACCCGGTGCCGTTCATGCGGCAACGGGGCGCCCCGGTGAGCGATGCCGGATGA
- a CDS encoding S8 family serine peptidase — MRRSPRRLVAVTVAAALAAVPGAPAAGNPTSAPAPTADAGGVTDTVTLITGDVVRVTHPASGADVVTVDRRTGSTGGVQTQTVGGDLYVIPDAVLPFLAADRLDRELFNVTDLIEDGFDDGHAPELPLIATYPGNATARAAAPAAPAKARKVRDLRSINGMALSAAKKDAGSFWRALAPTGGSGRFTGGVGKLWLDGRVQVDLADSVAQVGAPQAWAAGSDGTGSTVAVLDTGVDATHPDLTGKIKDAVSFVPGSDTGDRRGHGTHVASTVAGTGAASGGTEKGVAPGADLLIGKVLDDTGSGLNSWIIAGMEWAAQHARVVNMSLGSTEPSDGTDPMAQAVERLTAQTGTLFVIAAGNTYGESTIGSPGAANSALTVAAVDGRDVRAAFSSQGPRFGDQGLKPDISAPGVQILAARAAQSPGTGSYVKMSGTSMATPHVAGAAAIVAAAHPDWSGDRIKDALMSASRTLPGTTPYQVGSGRLDVPAALGDLQATGSADLGFHAWPHTDDQPVSRTVTYRNSGDAAVTLDLALTVTGPTGQPAALATVTPERVTVPAGGTATATVTGDPDAVTGTGRFTGALVATDGTGAARAHTAVALVKEDERYNLALKGTDRDGGPIGGYVTVYRYGDTSTRTVALDPTTGAAPALRLPPGEYTVTGFLPVSGDGGPDSLGAALLGTPSLKLDADRTVELDARQAHKVTVSTPRPSEDSYRRIQYFRDSGIGGRYAAFSALYGVSPQVDDVYAAPTGRISGGSYEFAARWDRGVAHLKLAAHTPATSQLDPLYQNGSTRLDGKVELTGVHAGTGRPEDYAGLDATGKAVLVTRDDTVTPAARAQAALAAGAALLVVVNDRPGTYYQQAGFTELPVISLTRAQGEPLLAAARAGTLVLRGDAVAFSPYQYHLIRAWSGEVPADPTYAPTEEDLARVDQTFRAGTPTLVFDLVAECRPYYWPPCQGEYEPVAAPSTRVDYFSTQEGTAWYQKAETVGGWEQRHDQVVYRPGQRTARNWFNPVTRPRLGPGFWLPYRDGDVLAVNVPPHSGDLTGSDATATLRSRLFQNGVRVGREQPSQAVQTSVPATDGPAEYRFEQESILPAGPWIAPTRTRTAWTFRSARPAVDQRVLLPLLQLDYRIDTDLTGSVKAGGQQKLGLTAAHVAGVTGAGTPAGGTLSVSYDDGASWQPVTLTADGAGTWSAMLKHPGAAGFVSLKATAWDDAGNKVEQEIIRAYRIR, encoded by the coding sequence ATGCGACGAAGTCCTCGCCGCCTGGTCGCCGTCACCGTGGCGGCAGCCCTGGCTGCCGTACCGGGCGCGCCAGCCGCCGGCAACCCGACGTCCGCGCCGGCGCCCACGGCCGACGCCGGTGGCGTCACCGACACCGTCACCCTGATCACCGGGGACGTCGTCCGGGTCACCCACCCGGCCAGCGGCGCCGACGTGGTCACCGTCGACCGGCGCACCGGCTCCACCGGCGGGGTGCAGACCCAGACCGTCGGCGGGGACCTGTACGTCATCCCCGACGCGGTGCTGCCCTTCCTGGCCGCCGACCGGCTCGACCGCGAGCTGTTCAACGTCACCGACCTGATCGAGGACGGCTTCGACGACGGGCACGCCCCCGAGCTGCCGCTGATCGCCACGTACCCGGGCAACGCCACCGCCCGCGCCGCGGCGCCCGCCGCGCCCGCGAAGGCCCGGAAGGTACGCGACCTGCGCAGCATCAACGGCATGGCGCTCAGCGCGGCCAAGAAGGACGCCGGGTCCTTCTGGCGGGCGCTGGCCCCGACCGGCGGGTCCGGCCGGTTCACCGGCGGCGTCGGCAAGCTCTGGCTCGACGGCCGGGTGCAGGTCGACCTCGCCGACAGCGTCGCCCAGGTGGGCGCGCCGCAGGCCTGGGCCGCCGGCTCCGACGGGACCGGCAGCACGGTCGCGGTGCTCGACACCGGCGTCGACGCCACCCACCCCGACCTCACCGGCAAGATCAAGGACGCCGTCTCCTTCGTGCCCGGCTCCGACACCGGCGACCGCCGTGGCCACGGCACCCACGTCGCGTCCACCGTGGCGGGCACCGGCGCGGCGTCCGGGGGCACCGAGAAGGGCGTCGCCCCCGGCGCCGACCTGCTCATCGGCAAGGTGCTCGACGACACCGGCTCCGGCCTCAACTCGTGGATCATCGCGGGCATGGAGTGGGCCGCCCAGCACGCCCGGGTGGTCAACATGAGCCTCGGCTCGACCGAGCCCAGCGACGGCACCGACCCGATGGCCCAGGCGGTCGAGCGGCTCACCGCCCAGACCGGCACCCTGTTCGTGATCGCCGCCGGCAACACCTACGGCGAGTCGACCATCGGCAGCCCTGGCGCGGCGAACTCCGCGCTCACCGTCGCCGCCGTCGACGGCAGGGACGTCCGCGCCGCCTTCTCCAGCCAGGGCCCCCGTTTCGGCGACCAGGGCCTGAAGCCGGACATCTCCGCGCCCGGCGTGCAGATCCTCGCCGCCCGCGCCGCGCAGAGCCCGGGCACCGGCAGCTACGTGAAGATGAGCGGCACCTCGATGGCCACCCCGCACGTGGCCGGGGCCGCCGCCATCGTCGCCGCCGCGCACCCGGACTGGTCCGGGGACCGGATCAAGGACGCCCTGATGTCGGCGTCGAGGACGCTGCCCGGCACCACGCCGTACCAGGTGGGATCCGGCCGGCTCGACGTGCCGGCCGCCCTCGGCGACCTCCAGGCGACCGGCTCGGCCGACCTCGGCTTCCACGCCTGGCCGCACACCGACGACCAGCCGGTCAGCCGGACCGTCACCTACCGCAACAGCGGCGACGCGGCGGTCACCCTCGACCTCGCGCTGACCGTGACCGGACCGACCGGTCAGCCGGCCGCCCTGGCCACCGTCACGCCGGAGCGGGTCACCGTGCCGGCCGGCGGCACCGCCACCGCGACCGTCACCGGCGACCCGGACGCCGTCACCGGCACCGGCCGGTTCACCGGCGCGCTGGTCGCCACCGACGGCACCGGCGCGGCCCGGGCGCACACCGCCGTCGCGCTGGTCAAGGAGGACGAGCGCTACAACCTCGCGCTGAAGGGCACCGACCGCGACGGCGGACCGATCGGCGGGTACGTCACGGTCTACCGCTACGGCGACACGTCCACCCGTACCGTGGCGCTCGACCCGACGACCGGGGCCGCCCCGGCGCTGCGCCTGCCGCCCGGCGAGTACACCGTCACCGGCTTCCTGCCGGTCAGCGGTGACGGCGGACCCGACTCGCTCGGCGCCGCCCTGCTCGGCACCCCGAGCCTCAAGCTGGACGCCGACCGGACCGTGGAGCTGGACGCCCGGCAGGCGCACAAGGTCACCGTCAGCACCCCGCGCCCCAGCGAGGACAGCTACCGGCGGATCCAGTACTTCCGGGACTCCGGCATCGGCGGCCGGTACGCGGCCTTCAGCGCCCTCTACGGCGTCTCCCCGCAGGTCGACGACGTGTACGCGGCGCCCACCGGCAGGATCAGCGGCGGCAGCTACGAGTTCGCCGCCCGCTGGGACCGGGGCGTGGCGCACCTGAAGCTCGCCGCGCACACCCCCGCCACCAGCCAGCTCGACCCGCTCTACCAGAACGGCTCCACCCGGCTCGACGGCAAGGTCGAACTGACCGGCGTCCACGCCGGCACCGGCCGCCCCGAGGACTACGCGGGTCTCGACGCCACGGGCAAGGCGGTCCTGGTGACCCGGGACGACACCGTGACGCCGGCCGCCCGGGCCCAGGCCGCGCTGGCCGCCGGCGCCGCGCTCCTCGTGGTCGTGAACGACCGGCCGGGGACGTACTACCAGCAGGCCGGCTTCACCGAGCTGCCGGTGATCTCGCTGACCCGGGCGCAGGGGGAACCGCTGCTGGCCGCCGCCCGCGCCGGCACCCTGGTGCTGCGCGGTGACGCGGTGGCGTTCAGCCCGTACCAGTACCACCTGATCCGGGCCTGGTCCGGCGAGGTGCCGGCCGACCCGACGTACGCGCCGACCGAGGAGGACCTGGCCCGGGTGGACCAGACCTTCCGCGCCGGCACCCCGACGCTCGTCTTCGACCTGGTCGCCGAGTGCCGGCCGTACTACTGGCCGCCCTGCCAGGGCGAGTACGAGCCGGTCGCCGCCCCGTCCACCCGGGTCGACTACTTCTCCACCCAGGAGGGCACCGCCTGGTACCAGAAGGCCGAGACCGTGGGCGGCTGGGAGCAGCGGCACGACCAGGTCGTCTACCGGCCCGGCCAGCGGACGGCCCGCAACTGGTTCAACCCGGTCACCCGGCCACGGCTCGGCCCCGGCTTCTGGCTGCCGTACCGGGACGGGGACGTCCTCGCCGTCAACGTGCCGCCGCACAGCGGTGACCTGACCGGCTCCGACGCCACGGCCACGCTGAGGTCCCGGCTCTTCCAGAACGGGGTACGGGTCGGCCGGGAGCAGCCGTCACAGGCGGTGCAGACCTCCGTGCCGGCCACCGACGGGCCGGCCGAGTACCGCTTCGAGCAGGAGAGCATTCTCCCGGCCGGGCCGTGGATCGCCCCCACGCGCACCCGGACGGCCTGGACCTTCCGCTCCGCGAGGCCGGCGGTGGACCAGCGGGTACTGCTGCCGCTGCTCCAGCTCGACTACCGGATCGACACCGACCTGACCGGTTCGGTGAAGGCCGGCGGCCAGCAGAAGCTCGGCCTGACCGCCGCGCACGTGGCCGGGGTGACCGGCGCGGGCACGCCGGCCGGCGGCACGCTCAGCGTCTCCTACGACGACGGTGCCAGCTGGCAGCCGGTGACCCTCACCGCCGACGGCGCCGGCACCTGGTCCGCGATGCTCAAGCACCCGGGCGCCGCCGGCTTCGTCTCGCTCAAGGCCACTGCCTGGGACGACGCCGGCAACAAGGTCGAGCAGGAGATCATCCGGGCCTACCGGATCCGCTGA